From Candidatus Methylomirabilota bacterium, a single genomic window includes:
- a CDS encoding TetR family transcriptional regulator C-terminal domain-containing protein — MMTTQSKVREGRQTREAIVATATRLMSIKGYHGTSLDDVLRESGVGKGSFYHFFRSKEELGHAILDTIISGFLERTLNPCFSDPQGDPLGQIRCFLDRIVAAQRAHNCVGGCPMGNLASELSDVHEGFRARLAEVFSAWRDRITEALREARHRQTLSEACRPEAVAHFLVASLEGAILMTKVTKDITVMEQCVDEVKRYLTVYGSERR, encoded by the coding sequence ATGATGACGACCCAGAGCAAAGTCCGAGAGGGCAGGCAGACGCGAGAGGCGATCGTCGCCACGGCGACCCGTCTGATGTCGATCAAGGGCTACCACGGGACTTCGCTGGACGACGTGCTCCGCGAGAGCGGAGTGGGCAAGGGCAGCTTCTACCACTTCTTCCGGAGCAAGGAGGAGCTCGGCCACGCCATTCTGGACACGATCATCAGCGGGTTCCTCGAACGGACCCTCAACCCCTGCTTTTCGGATCCCCAGGGCGATCCCCTGGGCCAGATCCGCTGCTTCCTGGACCGCATCGTCGCGGCCCAACGCGCCCACAACTGCGTGGGGGGGTGCCCTATGGGCAACCTGGCATCCGAGCTTTCGGACGTGCACGAGGGTTTCCGGGCCAGGCTGGCCGAGGTGTTCTCCGCGTGGCGCGACCGCATCACCGAAGCGCTGCGAGAAGCCCGACACCGCCAGACACTGAGCGAGGCTTGCCGCCCCGAGGCCGTGGCGCACTTCCTGGTGGCCTCTCTCGAGGGCGCGATTCTCATGACGAAGGTGACGAAGGACATCACGGTGATGGAGCAATGCGTCGACGAGGTCAAACGCTACCTGACAGTGTACGGGAGCGAGCGCCGGTGA